In Sphaeramia orbicularis chromosome 12, fSphaOr1.1, whole genome shotgun sequence, the following proteins share a genomic window:
- the LOC115429281 gene encoding toll-like receptor 1, giving the protein MSAQSTNAAVLFGIITILSLLRSDCMAVETDENGSNRCVYTRQQMQDRSYQNLTEVPSGLPSDLKYLDMSHNSIPKLGEAALSGLAQLCFLKMTHCGLEEISPSVFNHTPVLKVLNVSHNYLKVIPDFSLKQLIILDLAHNLYDSYQIPESYQDLQNLTRLYLGSTAALSVNSNDFNPLTNLSLPHLEFGAGIQWQKYETGAFAKLKSLQKLSLHASFCDDFRMFDAVLRDVNKTGTTSLRLITVFPDKCNITGNPFKSLRTMTSIQSLTIENTWINSSFMEVFLKNVGLSFVTDLSFVNMTYNEDTPEGFQFRTINHTFSLRSVTFDGIHRYQHKRPTFNMNFDLISNLEYLKFSGSKVNRLPCERISVLPLLETLDLSDNLLIDTDFWWPGCSYTSVFPKLKHLSMSKNKFQSLFFIAQQTHQMKTLKSLDLSFNSLKLDGVHPWPEQLKELNLGNNNLGNGVFKYLSSNFERIDLSNTGITTITQDDLSPFTRLTDLHLSFNRIQAIPASLKAPALVSLYIDQNAITSISKEALSGFTSLQILKAGNNPFTCSCDSFWFVTHLNKSLLPDWPLQYICSTPTSYAGLSLSGLNELSCETWLQATVALSVIVVISGITGLVFYKCDGVWYTKMLWVWIRVKRRGQKRSHMLQNVSFTYHAFISYSHHDADWVDNQLVPSLEGTGFSLCIHERDFVPGDWIIDNIINCVESSYKTVFVLSEHFVQSEWCNYELFFAQHRAISVQQDSLVFILLEPIPTNSLPKKFLRLRSLLRQQTYLEWPKDERKQQIFWASLKSMLQMGNKSMVLKDVALAISDMAPLITNSAEELPVEL; this is encoded by the exons ATGTCTGCGCAAAG TACAAATGCTGCTGTGCTGTTTGGGATCATTACCATCCTGTCCCTGCTGAGATCAGACTGCATGGCTGTGGAAACAGATGAAAATGGATCTAACCGGTGTGTCTACACGAGGCAACAGATGCAAGACCGTTCATATCAAAACTTAACAGAGGTTCCCTCAGGTCTTCCCAGTGACTTAAAGTATCTGGATATGTCTCACAATTCTATCCCAAAACTAGGAGAAGCTGCCCTCTCTGGACTTGCCCAGCTCTGTTTCCTGAAAATGACTCACTGTGGTCTGGAGGAAATTTCGCCCAGTGTGTTTAATCACACTCCAGTTCTCAAAGTTCTCAATGTGTCTCAtaattatttaaaagtaattcctgaCTTTTCACTGAAGCAACTGATAATCCTTGATTTGGCTCATAATTTGTATGACAGTTATCAAATACCAGAATCATACCAGGACCTGCAAAATCTGACAAGGCTTTATTTAGGAAGTACAGCTGCTCTGTCTGTGAACTCCAACGATTTTAATCCTCTGACAAACCTGTCTTTGCCACACCTGGAGTTTGGAGCTGGAATTCAGTGGCAGAAATACGAGACAGGTGCTTTTGCAAAACTCAAGTCTCTCCAAAAGTTGTCTCTTCATGCATCTTTCTGTGATGATTTCAGGATGTTTGATGCTGTCCTCAGGGACGTGAATAAAACAGGAACAACATCTCTGAGATTAATCACTGTATTTCCAGACAAATGCAACATTACTGGTAACCCTTTTAAGAGTCTGAGAACAATGACATCAATACAGAGTCTTACGATAGAAAACACTTGGATAAACAGCTCATTCATGGAGGTGTTTCTGAAGAATGTGGGGCTGTCCTTTGTAACTGACCTCTCATTTGTCAACATGACTTACAACGAAGACACACCTGAGGGATTCCAATTTCGCACCATTAATCACACATTCAGTCTTCGCTCAGTTACGTTTGATGGTATACACCGCTATCAGCACAAACGCCCCACATTTAACATGAACTTTGACCTCATTTCCAACCTGGAGTATTTGAAGTTCTCAGGAAGTAAAGTGAACAGGTTGCCGTGTGAACGCATATCTGTCCTGCCCTTACTGGAGACTCTGGATCTGTCAGATAACCTCCTGATAGATACAGACTTCTGGTGGCCTGGTTGTTCATATACATCTGTCTTCCCCAAACTAAAACATTTGTCAATGAGTAAAAACAAGTTCCAGagtcttttttttattgcacaGCAGACGCATCAGATGAAGACACTGAAGTCGCTGGACCTCAGTTTCAACTCCCTCAAACTGGATGGGGTCCATCCATGGCCTGAACAACTGAAAGAGCTAAATTTAGGAAACAACAACCTCGGCAATGGTGTTTTTAAATACCTGTCTTCAAACTTTGAGAGGATTGACTTGTCAAACACTGGAATAACCACTATAACACAAGATGATCTGTCTCCTTTCACCAGGCTGACAGACCTCCATCTCAGCTTCAATCGAATCCAGGCGATCCCTGCATCTCTCAAAGCCCCAGCACTGGTCAGTCTTTACATAGACCAGAACGCTATCACATCTATTTCCAAGGAGGCCTTGTCAGGGTTTACCAGTCTCCAGATCTTAAAAGCCGGAAACAATCCATTCACCTGCTCATGTGACTCTTTTTGGTTTGTCACACATCTCAACAAGTCTTTGCTTCCTGACTGGCCCCTGCAATATATATGTAGTACCCCAACATCATACGCGGGTCTGTCGCTCTCAGGTTTAAATGAGCTTTCATGTGAGACGTGGCTTCAGGCTACAGTCGCTTTGTCCGTGATCGTGGTTATATCTGGCATCACTGGGCTGGTGTTCTACAAATGTGATGGTGTGTGGTATACAAAGATGTTATGGGTATGGATCAGAGTGAAGAGGAGAGGCCAGAAACGGTCCCACATGTTACAAAATGTGTCGTTCACTTATCATGCCTTCATCTCCTACAGTCACCATGACGCTGACTGGGTGGACAACCAGCTCGTGCCCTCCCTGGAAGGCACTGGGTTTTCCCTTTGCATTCACGAGCGAGACTTTGTCCCAGGTGACTGGATCATAGATAACATTATCAACTGTGTGGAGTCCAGCTACAAGACTGTGTTTGTCCTCTCTGAACATTTTGTCCAGAGCGAATGGTGTAACTACGAGCTCTTCTTTGCCCAACACAGAGCCATCAGTGTCCAACAGGATTCTCTGGTCTTCATCTTACTGGAGCCCATTCCAACCAACTCTCTGCCCAAGAAGTTCCTAAGACTGAGGAGTCTGCTGAGGCAACAGACGTACCTTGAGTGGCCAAAGGATGAACGGAAGCAGCAGATTTTCTGGGCAAGCCTTAAATCCATGTTGCAAATGGGAAACAAGTCCATGGTTTTGAAAGATGTGGCTTTGGCCATTTCAGATATGGCCCCTCTGATCACAAACTCAGCTGAAGAACTTCCTGTTGAATTATAA